The sequence TAGTACTAAAATTAACCCTTTATTGCATCATTGTTTGAAAAGTGTAGTGGCTTTCCTCACTCTGAAGGGATAAGCTTTCAAAATTTAATAGTTGTTGGGCAATTTTCAATGATAAAAAACTTTTAGAAGGGACGAAAGAAAAAAGAAACATTCATTCTTCGTATTCTTCTATTGCACCAAAGCGACATACGCTAGCACATACTCCACATCCGACACACTTGCTGGGGTCAATTTTATGCACTTTTCCGGGCGCACCTTCAATGGCATTTTGTGGACAGTTTCTGGCACACAATGTACATCCCCTACATTTGTCTGGAATTATGCGGTATTTCTTTGTTTTTCCTCCTTGCTTTGCGCGCAGTTCCTCAATTTCTTCATCTTTGAGCCATCTGAGGTTGTCATCGTATTTATCATAGGTTGCCAAAAGAAATTCATTGCTCATCTCTAATGCGTTTGTTGGGCAAACATCGACACACTGCTGGCAAAAGACACATCTTCCAAGCCATAGGGTCACCTTTTTAATTTCCTCCACGTATTCAAACACTCCCGCTGGACAAACTGTGACACAGAGCTTACACCCTATGCACTTGTCAACATGGTAAACTACCTTTCCCCTAAATCCTTCTGGAGTTGGAACTGGGTCAGTGTGAGGGAAAGGATTTGTCGCTGGCTTCTTGAGGAGGTTGCTTAGGACTACGGAAAGAGTCGGAGGAATCTTCATGCGATCACACCTCCCAGAACGTCTATGGCAAGCAATATAACTCCTATCAAGCTCATTGGAATAATTCTGCTCCAGAACATGCCGACTGCCTGTGTAATCTTGAGCCTTCCAGTCACAGCCCTGAATACGCTCATGCTAACGAAGAGGACTGCAAAGACTTTAAGCGTGTGGAAAAGCAAGTCAATGATAAGCGCCCCGATGCCACTTATACCAAGGTATCCACTTAAGCCCCATGGGAAGAAGATTGCCACAACTAAGCTGGCACTTGCAAATTCTTTCAGTGCATTGCTTAGCTTAAACAGAGCTAAGTGTCTTCCACTGTATTCTGCCATAGGACCTTCCGCAACTTCTGTCTCTGCCTCTGGGATATTGAAGTATCCTACCTCGATTTCACTTGCAAGCCAGAATATAAACACGACAAGAAGGATAAGTGTACCAACGATTGTTGCAGGGGTTCCAATTTCCCAGATGTTATACTGATAAAACGTCCCCAAGCTGAAAGGTTTTTCGACTCCAAGTTTGCTCAAACGCCATAGTATTGCGAATAGTCCCAACATCATGGGAACCTCTCTGGAAGCAATCATGACAATCTCTCTCTGAGCTCCTATCTGGGCATATGGAGACCCTGAGCTAACAGCACCAATTACCCTTATGAATGCTATAAGGGTGAGCAGGTAAATGAAGACTATAACGTCTCCTTTTGTTGCCAAGAGTGGCTCGAATCCAAGAGGAGTATAGGCTAGGAGAGCTATTGAAGATGCCAAAGCCAATACTGGGGCAAGCTCGAAGAGCTTATTAGCATCCCTTGGAATTATTGACTCTTTGCTAAGCAGCTTAAGGAAGTCATAGAAAGGCTGGAGTATTGGAGGGCCTATTCTCCTCTGCATTCTTGCAACAAGTTTTCTGTCTAGTCCCTCCCAAAGGAGAGAGACGAATGAAACGTAAAGGTAAATTGCAATTAGTCCTAATGTTATGTAAATAATGTTCATAAAAGACCACCTCCTCTCGGGCAACCTATTCCAATTCTCTCAGGCTTTGCTTTTATGCTTGGATTTATCTCTCTTGTCTTTTCAATTGAAGCTTTAAGAAGATCTTTTTCTGTGAATATCTTCTTTTTTCCAGTTTTAGCATCTATAACAGCTACTCTGTCAGTACAGCTTAAGCATGGATCAATTGACGCTATTGCAACCGGCACATCAGCAAGCTGTTCACCAACTAATGCCTTGGCAACAGCAAAGATGTTCGGGAACGTGGGCTCTCTCGCTTTCCATCTGGCTGGGCCATCTCTTCCGGGTTCAGCCATCACGTAGTGAATTACTTCTCCCCTTGGAGCCTCATAACGCCCAATTCCTTCTCCTTCTGCTTTTTTAAGTTTAACAAGGACAACATTGTCCTTTGGAAATGCCTTTATTTTTCCTTCTGGCATCTGGTCTAGTGCCCTCTCAATAATCTCCATGCTCTGCCAAAGCTCCCCAACTCTAACGACCATTCTATCGAAGATGTCTCCCTTAACTATCCCTGTGAACTTCTTGGGAGTTATTGGCTCTATCCCTAAATCAGGGTATACACCAAGCTTTTCATTATATCTAACGTCTTTTTTAACGCCGCTTCCCCTTGCCGTTGGACCTTGAGCGCTGTATTCAATGGCCAGCTTCTTGGGTATAACACTCGAATCCCTAAGCCTTGCCTCAACTGTTGGATCGTAAAGGAACACCTCTTCGATCTTTGGCATAACCTTCTCACGGTAGTATTTTATCATGTCCAATATTATGCGCTTGTGCTTCTCTGTGATGTCTCTCCTAACTCCTCCGATAGTGTTCATGGCGTAGTTGACTCTATTGCCACTTATTGTCTCTAGGACATCCATTACCTTCTCTCTAGCGAGCCAGCTTAGATGGAGAACGGTGTCGTAGCCTATGTTATGCCCAACAACTCCAAGGTTCAACAGGTGTGAGTGAATTCTTTCAAGCTCTCCGATTATTACCCTTATGTACTCCGCTCTTTCTGGCACCTCTATTCCGGCCATTTCCTCAACTGCTCTGGAGTAGGTGTGGTTGTGAGAAAACGAACAGATTCCACATATTCTTTCAGCTAGGTAAAGCACCTGAAGGTAATTCCTTCTCATTGCTATCCATTGAAGTCCTCTCAAGTTATATCCCAGCTTTACGTCAACGTTAACTATGCGCTCTCCATCGAGGGTAATAATGAATTTCTCAGGCTCCTCTAATGCCGGATGAATAGGACCAAAAGGAATTTTAACCCAATACTCCACCTTGTTTTCCATCTCTAACCCTCCTTCTTCATTTTGTAAGGATGACCTGCGTTCTTTACCATTGACTCGCTGATACCTTTCTCATCTTTCCTAAGAGGATAAATGCCCTCTGGAAAGTCGTCCGGCAAAAACAGTCTCCTCGGATCGGGTATTCCTTCATAGAATATTCCTAAGAACTCTTGGACTTCTCTCTCATACGGGAGGGCACTTGGGAGAATGTCCGCAATGCTTGGAAGTGTTGGATCGTCTTTGGGGCATTTGGTCCCTACTACCAGTGATATGCTCGGAGCTTGCTCATAGAACAGTTCAAGGTGGTACTTAGCTTCCAAGTAGTCCCCTCCGTCCCTCCCTATTATTATTGAAAGCTGCGCATTTGGGTCAATCTCTTTGATAAGCCTCATAAGCTCTTTGAACTTCGTCCTATCCACATTTAGCCAAACTCTCTTTCTTGGATGAGGAAGTTTGTTCTCGCGGATTTCTCCCTCAACGTCAGGGAATTTTTCCATGACAGTGTTTAAAAACTCTTCAGGAGTCATTTCTTCTCACCTTCTATCTTTTTTATGAGCTTCTCCAAACCTAATACAACACCGTAGAGGATTGCTTCCGGCCTTGGTGGGCATCCCGGAACAAAGACATCCACTGGAATGTGCTTGTCTAGGGGGGCATTTGTGAATGGGCTCTCAAAGAACACACTGCCCCCGGTTGGGCATGCTCCTACGGCAACAACCACTTTTGGGTCTGGGGTTTGCTCATAGATTAGCTTAACCCTTTCAAGGCTTTGATCTGTAACTGGCCCCGTTACCAGCAAGATATCGGCATGCCTAGGGGTTCCAACTAGCTTTACTCCAAATCTCTCTGCATCGTATCTAGGGGTCAGAGCAGCTATTATTTCAATATCGCACCCATTGCATGATCCGCTGTTAACGTGAAATACCCAAGGGGATCTTCCAAGATACTTGCAAAGTGCTGAAAGTCTTTTCTCAAGTGTTTCCCTCTCACTCATCCTTTCACCCCCAAATGACTAGCGCTCCAAGCACTATTGCTACAGTAATCAAGAGGTATACGACATAATCTGTAAGTAACCCAGTGTGTTCTCTTCTAAATGCCAAAAACATCCTGTGAACTCCTCTTATTAAGCCCCACATTACATGCCTGCCGGTGAAATATCCCTCAAGATGTTCGAACTGAGGAATAACTTTATCTTGATCTTCACCGCTAATGTAGATTTTTGTTCCGTCTCCAGCCCTTCTGGTTCCCATGCTAGCGTTTTCTGCCCATTTCATGATCAAATAGCTAATTACCAGACCAATAAGGAAAGCATAAAGGAAATAGAGGGCATCCCAATAACCGAACATTTCACGCACCTCCAATGAATTTTAAGAGAGCCATTATGTACTCTCCATTTAGCTGTTCAAGCATTCTTGCTGTTGGTAGCATCACTTTGTCGTTTATCTGCCATGGAAGGAGCCCCATCACAATTATTACCACTACCAGAATCAGCATTGGAATTATCATGCTCTTTTCTGGCTCTTTTGCCTCTTTTATTCTATCGCTTTCTCTGCCTAGGAAGGTAAAGAGCACTCTAGTGTAGGCGGCAAGAGAGAACACTGTACCAACAACGGCAATAGCTGCTAAGATTGGGTTATACATGGCAGAGCTTTCGTAGATAATCCACTTGCTTGCAAATCCATTCAATGGTGGAAGACCAATTATTGCAGCCGCTCCGATTATGAAGGAGAACGTTGTTAATGGCATTCTCTTTGCCAGTCCACTCAACTCGTTGAGGTTCTTTGTTCCTACTTGGTGAATAACAGCACCGGCCACAAGGAAGAGGAGAGCTTTTATTAGTGCGTGGTTTACTATATGGTAGATTGCTCCGGCCAGCGCTAATTCTCCTGCTTTAGTGCCATAGGCTAGAATTCCGATTCCAATTCCGAGCAGAATATATCCTATCTGCCCTACACTTGAGAAGGCAAAAAGCCTCTTCATATCGGTCTGCACTACTGCCATTGCATTTCCTACAAGGAGCGTTAGGCAAGCAAAGAACACTATAACCCAACCTACCACATTCATATCGACTGCAGGAGCATTGAATGCCCTTAGGTATGCATGCAGTCCGGGGTTGAAGATACTGAATATTATTCTAGCCACGGCATAAACTCCACCAGCCTTAATTACCAGTCCAGAAAGCATTGCTGAGATTGAACTTGGAGCCGCTGGGTGTGCATCGGCTAGCCACATGTGGACTGGAACAGCACCACTCTTGAAGAGCAGTCCTCCGATGAAGAATGCCAAGGCAACTTTTGCTACAACTGTTGGGTTTTCAGCTATTTTTATGGCGAGATAGCTCATTGTAAGTGTTCCGTACTGGCCATAAAGCAGAGCAATGCCCAAGAGAATGAAGGAACTTGCAAGTGAACCGACGAACATGTATTTTACTCCTGCCTCAATGCCTTCCCATGTGTCGTTTCTGAAAGCAACTAACGCGTAGCTTGCAATGCTCATTATTTCCAAGAACACATAGAAGTTGAAGATATCCCCAGTGATTACAATTCCCAACATTCCCAGTTCCAA comes from Thermococcus aggregans and encodes:
- a CDS encoding 4Fe-4S binding protein → MKIPPTLSVVLSNLLKKPATNPFPHTDPVPTPEGFRGKVVYHVDKCIGCKLCVTVCPAGVFEYVEEIKKVTLWLGRCVFCQQCVDVCPTNALEMSNEFLLATYDKYDDNLRWLKDEEIEELRAKQGGKTKKYRIIPDKCRGCTLCARNCPQNAIEGAPGKVHKIDPSKCVGCGVCASVCRFGAIEEYEE
- a CDS encoding respiratory chain complex I subunit 1 family protein; the encoded protein is MNIIYITLGLIAIYLYVSFVSLLWEGLDRKLVARMQRRIGPPILQPFYDFLKLLSKESIIPRDANKLFELAPVLALASSIALLAYTPLGFEPLLATKGDVIVFIYLLTLIAFIRVIGAVSSGSPYAQIGAQREIVMIASREVPMMLGLFAILWRLSKLGVEKPFSLGTFYQYNIWEIGTPATIVGTLILLVVFIFWLASEIEVGYFNIPEAETEVAEGPMAEYSGRHLALFKLSNALKEFASASLVVAIFFPWGLSGYLGISGIGALIIDLLFHTLKVFAVLFVSMSVFRAVTGRLKITQAVGMFWSRIIPMSLIGVILLAIDVLGGVIA
- a CDS encoding nickel-dependent hydrogenase large subunit codes for the protein MENKVEYWVKIPFGPIHPALEEPEKFIITLDGERIVNVDVKLGYNLRGLQWIAMRRNYLQVLYLAERICGICSFSHNHTYSRAVEEMAGIEVPERAEYIRVIIGELERIHSHLLNLGVVGHNIGYDTVLHLSWLAREKVMDVLETISGNRVNYAMNTIGGVRRDITEKHKRIILDMIKYYREKVMPKIEEVFLYDPTVEARLRDSSVIPKKLAIEYSAQGPTARGSGVKKDVRYNEKLGVYPDLGIEPITPKKFTGIVKGDIFDRMVVRVGELWQSMEIIERALDQMPEGKIKAFPKDNVVLVKLKKAEGEGIGRYEAPRGEVIHYVMAEPGRDGPARWKAREPTFPNIFAVAKALVGEQLADVPVAIASIDPCLSCTDRVAVIDAKTGKKKIFTEKDLLKASIEKTREINPSIKAKPERIGIGCPRGGGLL
- a CDS encoding NADH-quinone oxidoreductase subunit C, which produces MTPEEFLNTVMEKFPDVEGEIRENKLPHPRKRVWLNVDRTKFKELMRLIKEIDPNAQLSIIIGRDGGDYLEAKYHLELFYEQAPSISLVVGTKCPKDDPTLPSIADILPSALPYEREVQEFLGIFYEGIPDPRRLFLPDDFPEGIYPLRKDEKGISESMVKNAGHPYKMKKEG
- a CDS encoding NADH-quinone oxidoreductase subunit B family protein, which translates into the protein MSERETLEKRLSALCKYLGRSPWVFHVNSGSCNGCDIEIIAALTPRYDAERFGVKLVGTPRHADILLVTGPVTDQSLERVKLIYEQTPDPKVVVAVGACPTGGSVFFESPFTNAPLDKHIPVDVFVPGCPPRPEAILYGVVLGLEKLIKKIEGEKK
- a CDS encoding hydrogenase gives rise to the protein MFGYWDALYFLYAFLIGLVISYLIMKWAENASMGTRRAGDGTKIYISGEDQDKVIPQFEHLEGYFTGRHVMWGLIRGVHRMFLAFRREHTGLLTDYVVYLLITVAIVLGALVIWG
- a CDS encoding proton-conducting transporter transmembrane domain-containing protein, which encodes MMLPFLIIIPLFGAFSMPIVSLLGKKVKEYWAVIISGATLAVSAKIFYTVWKTNEIILYTLGSDSPIGQGVKFPIRIVWEVDLFGALLALTIAFVGFLAVVYSLGYMKHDTGLEKYYTLILILELGMLGIVITGDIFNFYVFLEIMSIASYALVAFRNDTWEGIEAGVKYMFVGSLASSFILLGIALLYGQYGTLTMSYLAIKIAENPTVVAKVALAFFIGGLLFKSGAVPVHMWLADAHPAAPSSISAMLSGLVIKAGGVYAVARIIFSIFNPGLHAYLRAFNAPAVDMNVVGWVIVFFACLTLLVGNAMAVVQTDMKRLFAFSSVGQIGYILLGIGIGILAYGTKAGELALAGAIYHIVNHALIKALLFLVAGAVIHQVGTKNLNELSGLAKRMPLTTFSFIIGAAAIIGLPPLNGFASKWIIYESSAMYNPILAAIAVVGTVFSLAAYTRVLFTFLGRESDRIKEAKEPEKSMIIPMLILVVVIIVMGLLPWQINDKVMLPTARMLEQLNGEYIMALLKFIGGA